One Salvia splendens isolate huo1 chromosome 1, SspV2, whole genome shotgun sequence genomic window, CCGGACCTAGACCTTTTACATCGACTCCCTTTATTGGAGCAATTGGCGGAACTTCCCAAACCGCCGGATGCAGATGAAGTCAAAAGAGCGGTTTTTGACATATCCGGGAATAGTGCGCCCGGGCCGGATGgtttctcggccaccttctatcaagagTGCTGGGGCATTGGGGAGCGGATGTGGTGAATGCGGTTAGGCAATTCTTTTGTGGGGCATTCCTCCCCCGTAGCTTCACGGCTACGAGTGTCGTGCTCATCCTGAAAAAACCGTCTCCCGAATATTGGGGAGATTACCGGCCCATCAGTCTGTGCAACGTGATCAACAAGGTGATTACTAAGGTCCTCACGAAGAGACTTGCCCAGTTCCTCCCATGTGTCGTCTCACCAAACCAAAGCgggtttgtcaaaggaaggCTACTTAATGGCAATGTGCTCTTTGCACAGGAAATGTTTCATGAGCTCCAAAGAAGCACCCCAGCCCCGAACGTCGCAAtcaagattgatatggctaagGAATATGATCGAGTACAATGGCCCTTCCTTCTCAAGGTTCTTAAGAAAATGGGATTCCCGGAGTCTTGGGTGACGCTCATTGAAAGGTGCATCGGATCTtgctggttctcgatccttATCAATGGAGCCCCGACAGGCTTCTTCAAATCCACCCGTGGACTCAGACAAGGAGATCCCATCTCTCCCCCCTATTTGTTTTGACTGCAGACTATCTCTCGAGATCACTTGACAGACTTATCCTTGGGAACAAAGAGATGACATTCAAAGCCACCCGCAGAAGcttggagatcagccacctcgcctatgccGATGACATTATTATTTTCACTCAAGCGGCCACGACCTCCCTCAGAAGGCTACGTGCATGCCTTGACCACTATGCCGAGGTGTCAGGCCAACAAATCAACCTTGGcaagagcaacttctacatCGCCGAAGCTCATGAAGGATGGGCACAATCAATCCAAAAGGTCTTGTAGAaattttagagagagacgctcttcCTTCTCTCTAACAATCCCCTCACCCTAACCCCCGCCGCCTCCCACCACCTCTCCCCCACGGCTCTCACCACGCCGGCCACCACACCACCCCTTCCCTCCCCAATCGCCGAACATTGAACCACACGGCTCCATTCTCGTCGTGCGCCCTTACTACTCCGTGCTTATCTCCACCATCATCCACCCCAAAACCCGTCGCCACCCTTGATTTCCACTCCGCCGAACCTTGCCCCTTGCTCGGTGAAGGTGCTCTCGGCTCGGCCATGGCGGAACCTCCGCCGGACCCTGCGACAAGCCCGGAGGAAGCGAAGACCATCCCGGACCAGCTCATGGTTTTCCGGTCCATTGATAATACCTCTCCCAAACCAACGGCCAAGGGCATGAAATTGAAGGCCGTCAACTCCCGGCTCAAAATCCGAAAGAGCACTCCGGTTCCTTCTACCAAGGGCAATGGACGAAAGCGATTTGTCCCTTCAccactcccggaggacaagcaGCTCCGTAAGAAGCTTGTGTTTGGTAAAGAAGATAGTCCCACCACCGGGTCACCAAAATGCAAGGTGTCCATCTTTCCGGTGAGCCAACACATGGATGAAATGGGGAACTCTTCCCCTAAGGGCACCGCGACTACAAAAATTGACGAGGAATTCACCTTGGTGGACGGAACCTCCACCGGTGACGGAACAGCCGAGGTGGTGCCGGACCCCGATCAGAACCCCGTCGGCGACGTGGAGTTCACCGGCGATGATAGGGACACACTTCCCCTAGTACCAAGGTGCATGGTGGATAGTCCAAAGGAGGTACAAGTGTCATTGGTGGATGTGAAAGTCAAATTGCCCGAAATGGATACAACAAcaaatcactttccgaaagttgtTTGGTGGCTTGCCAAGCCGAGACATCACGTGAGACATAGCCGTTACAGCCCATGCGCAGCCAAAAAAAGACCCCATCTTGGATCTTGTCACTCTTGACACGCCGGAGATGTTAGACTCCATGGTGGCGCAGCCCCTTCTCGGAGACAATTTGCCGGCGGACCTAGCCGGAAACGCCGGACCGAACCTCCTCCTCCCATGGGCTTCCGGACTTGCCCCCAAACCTCCCTCGGTAGCAAATGGCCCATCGTTGGAGGATTTCCCGCCCCTTGAACGAGGCCGGACCCGAGCCAACCTCCAAAGCCGCATCCGAGCCAACCTCCAAAGCCGGACGCTCCACCACATCGAGTCATGGCAGGTTCCTCGGCCCCCAACAAGGCTTCCGCGGCGACCGATAACAAGGCCTCGGATGCGGACGGGATGCCGGCCGATGAAGACACGTCGATGTCCGACGTGCTTGAGCACCGTGGGCCACAAGCTTTGGCTGGTTCCGAGCCAGTAGGCAACGCTTGGGTGGCACGGCACAAGGCCCCATTGAGTAACTTCCGACCCGAAGGAAATGAGGATGGCGTGTGGCACACAAGCTCACCCAAGAACATGGCGGATATGGTTCGGGTGTCGCCGAACCCCGAAGGGCCGAAAGTGTTTGAGCCGGAGAACATTCCAAATATTGGCTTTGCGACCACTTCCAATGGCATCCCGGcaatttacttctccggagcggaagtcCAAAAGCTAGCCACGAGCCTtgggcacgccattgtgggtaagttctcccactctatTCCCACTTCATACCAAATACAAAAGGCCTTAGATAATACCAAATTCACTCGAGGTTTtacatggaaatatattaatgctaagcatatacttgttcaatttgaggatatggcggattatgcccgATTGTTAGTGGACCGAAAGGCACTCCGGTGTGGTTTATTGATCGTCATCCCATGAGggttttcaaatggtccccggattttgatgcgtattgtgagtcaccgatcgcggcaatttggtgTAATCTCATTGGCCTCCCAATCCAGCTTTTTGATCACTCCGCCCTTTTTGCCATTGGTAAATTGCTTGGAACACCGATACAAGTGGATCGTgctacggccaacaagtcgACACTCTCATTTGCTCGTATTTGCATCGAGATTGACATCACGAAGCTACCACCTGAGGAGTTTATTCTAGATATTTGTGGACGTGAGACGGtgcaaaaagtgaaatgggacaagatcccggcCTATTGCATAGAATGTAGGCATGTTGGGCATAAAAGTGAGGTGTGTTATGCGGCGGGCAAGGTTGAGCGTCCCCCGAAGAGGAACTACAATAATGTAACACCGAGACAGCCACACCATGAAAGTCAAGGTGGAAGGGACAAAACGGAACAAAAGCAAATGGCTAGTACCAACGAGTGGAAACATCAAAAGAGAAACAAAGGGCCGAAGGGGCAGCCAAAGGCCAGAACCTCGGCTAATGAATCCGAGCCGAGGGAGTGGTCGAGTCCGGATATCATGGGCGAAGTGCATGGTAACTTAGAGGTGGTCCCGGACGCATTGGTGAGAGCCTGCGTCCACCCCTCTTGTAGGTGAATTTCATGGAGCTCCTATGGTCGAGAAAAGCTTCGATAAAACCATTGGAGTGCTCGCTAGTTCCACCCCTCTTGTAGGTGAATTTCATGGAGCAACGAATGGATACACGCCCTCAAGACGGGGGGCGTTCATTAGTTGGAGGGGTGGTGCACGGGGCGCGGCGAGAACTCCCGCGGATGGGGGGGCGATGAGGTTATCCTCGGCAAGGGGCCGAGGGTCCCAAGCATCCCGAAATGTCCTAAGCTCCAaccaatattactctctcatggTGAATGAAGATTTCTTAGAAGATGATGATGGattggagggggagggagatgCAGAGGGGATACCCCGAACCATTCATGCAGCCGATGGGGAAGATCCTGTGCTCATGAATGAGGAGTACCTAGGAGAGGAACAACTACAAATGGTGGAATTTCAGGGGGACTTCTCACGGTCACCGGGTAAGATACTTCCCCATTACTCATGTCTGTCAActttatgttttggaacgttaggggagttgctaatgcgcctacccaaaatgttcttaaagattaattaaaactcataatattcattttcttgcaataatggagccgctcacAAGCCCTAACCCGGAGAAGTTCTCAAAGGCTTTGGGGCTGGCTTTTCAAGGCTCGAATAGAAAGGGGAAGATTTAGGTGTTCGTTGAGGAGGGGGCCAGCTTCGTGGCCGAGAGAGATACGGATCAGGCCTTATTCGGCCGTTTTGGATCCCCTCACCTAGCTAGCCACTTGTGTGTCTCGGCGATTTACGCAAAATGCACTAGGTCCGAATGACTCCATTTATGGGATGAATTGAGGGAGTGCTCTATACTCATGGAGGGCGCACCTTGGATGatcggaggggacttcaacaccattctccaTCTGCAAGACAGAGTAGGGAGTGACACAAACCGCCAAGCTaaaatggtggactttgcggaGTCCATTGAGGACTGCAGGATACTAGACCCGGGCTTTGATGGGTCGGAGTTCacgtgggccaagaatggcctcttcGAAAGATTGGATAGAATCCCAGTGAACGAACGGTGGGCACAAAGTTTGGAAACTACTCGGGTGACGAACctgccccggattgcctcggaccacggGCCTGTGTTGGTAAGATGCAAAGTGACAAGCAACAACATAGGGGGAAGGCCAttcaggttccaaaacatgtggattAGGCACGAAGGATTTGAGGACCTTGTACGGGGAGATTGGATCCAACCGACGGAGTCTGAAGGCCTCctcaatttccaaatcaaacTTGCTCGGTTAAAGAGAATCCTAAAGGTGTGGAACAAGGAGACTTTCGGGAACATTCATAACAACCTCAGGGATATGGAGGCGAAAATCGCATCGCCGAGTACATTCGACTCCTtaaaatggaggaggatttctggcGCCAAAAGGCTACCCTAAGATGGCTAGGGGAGGGCGACAAGAATACtaaattctaccaaagttgggtcaaGTAAAAACGGATTCGCAtgcgcatccacaagatcaatgtgggCGGTCGGGAGATCTCGGATGAAATGGAGATCAGAAACTCGgcggtggagttcttccaagaccTCTTGGCCCCGGGCCCCCTCACACTTTCCGAGTCAGACCTTGGTTTGATTCACCAACTCCCACCCTCGGATGAAGTGGCTGCACAACCCGAGCCCCCGTCCGCAGATGAAGTTAGAAAAGCTGTTTTTGACATCTCCGGGGATAGTGCCCCAGGGCCGGATGGATTCACGGCCTTATTCTACCAGGCCTGTTGGGCGACGGTTGGGCCGAACGTGGTGGCGGCAATTGGTCAATTCTTCGGGGGTGCCTACCTCCCACGTagcgtcacggccacaagcatagtcctcatcccaaaaaagctagtgccggagtcgtggagcgactaccaccccatt contains:
- the LOC121756308 gene encoding uncharacterized protein LOC121756308 — translated: MEGAPWMIGGDFNTILHLQDRVGSDTNRQAKMVDFAESIEDCRILDPGFDGSEFTWAKNGLFERLDRIPVNERWAQSLETTRVTNLPRIASDHGPVLVRCKVTSNNIGGRPFRFQNMWIRHEGFEDLVRGDWIQPTESEGLLNFQIKLARLKRILKVWNKETFGNIHNNLRDMEAKIASPSTFDSLKWRRISGAKRLP